The sequence CATCGTCGACGACGACAGCGACACGCTCTCGCTCGTGCGCCATCTGCTGCCGGAGGCGCAGTACGAGGTGATCGAGGCGCACGACGCCTTTGCGGGCCTGCGCGAGTTCTACTTCCGCACGCCGGACGTCGTCCTCGCCGACGCGCTGCTGCCGCTGATGAGCGGTCTGGACCTCTGCCGGGTGATCAAGTCCCACCCGGAGCGCGGCCGCACGCCCGTCGTGATGCTCTCGGCCGCGGCGCAGGAGGAGGAGATCCGCAACGGCTACCAGGTCGGCGCCGACGCCTACCTCGTGAAGCCGTTCAGCTCCCAGGACCTGCTCGACACGCTCCGGCGGATC is a genomic window of bacterium containing:
- a CDS encoding response regulator, with product IVDDDSDTLSLVRHLLPEAQYEVIEAHDAFAGLREFYFRTPDVVLADALLPLMSGLDLCRVIKSHPERGRTPVVMLSAAAQEEEIRNGYQVGADAYLVKPFSSQDLLDTLRRIDAGR